CGCGCCGCCGACGAGAAGGGTGCGACCGCTCCCGTCGCGCTCGAGGTGACGGAGCAGTTCGGCCTCGCCGACGTGTTCCTGATCGTGACCGGTAGCGTCGAGCGCAACGTGCAGGCGATCTCGGATGCCATCGAGGATGCGCTGAACGCAGCCGGCGTGCGCACTGTGCGGCGCGAGGGCCGCGAGAGCGGACGATGGGTGCTGCTCGATTTCGGAGACCTCATCGCGCACGTCTTCCATCAGGAGGAGCGCGACTTCTATCAGCTCGAGCGTCTCTGGCAGGACTGCCCGGTAATCGAGGTCGGTCCGATGCTCGAGGCTGCCGACGAGACGGCGCGGGTCGATGCGGCCGACGCCGAGGGTGGCGAGTGACTCGAGGTGCGCGACGCGCCCGGGATTGGGCGATTTGCGCACCGCACCCAGTGTCGGTGTAAGGTAGAAGAGTTGTCGGGGGAGCACTTCTCCGACTCCAAGGGTCTGTGGCGCAGCTGGTAGCGCACCTGCATGGCATGCAGGGGGTCAGGGGTTCGAGTCCCCTCAGATCCACCACGAGAACAAAGCCCCTGATCAGACATCTCATGTCGGGTCAGGGGCTTTGTTCATGCCTGCGCCCAGCAGGTGCTCCTGCTGGGTGAGCTTCCACATGTTGGGCTGCTCGCCCTCCCAGGGTCGGGATC
This DNA window, taken from Leucobacter tenebrionis, encodes the following:
- the rsfS gene encoding ribosome silencing factor produces the protein MNQTRDVLSDLRIAVRAADEKGATAPVALEVTEQFGLADVFLIVTGSVERNVQAISDAIEDALNAAGVRTVRREGRESGRWVLLDFGDLIAHVFHQEERDFYQLERLWQDCPVIEVGPMLEAADETARVDAADAEGGE